The window AAACTCCAGTCTGAACAGCCACCCGCACACGCTCGGCAGTTTGACGAGCCTTCGGTACTATACGGCAGAATGGGGAAAGTTCTTAAATAGTTTAAACAAAATTAAAGCCGGCACACCGTAGTGCAACCATTGTTCCGGCTTCCCAACTATAAAAAAACTAAATAAAGAGAGCAGTGCCGGCGCGATCCTGCAAGCAAGTATCATCACCGGCACTGGCAACTTAAGCGATAAACTCAGATCCCACCAGCATCGAACCGATCCCAGTGTCAGTAAAGATTTCTAACAGCAAGGCGTGGGGAAGGCGACCGTCGATAATATGAGCGGCTTTAACGCCTTGGGCAAGTGAACGCACACAACATTTTACCTTGGGAATCATCCCGCCGGCGACGATGCCAGTTTCGATCAAATCTCGTGCGTCTTGAATACTCAACTTGGGAATTAATGTGGATGGGTCTTTATAATCCCTCAAGATGCCGGCAGTATCGGTCAGTAAAATCAATTTTTCTGCACCTAAAGCAGCCGCAAGTTCACCGGCAACCGTATCCGCGTTGATATTATAAGCTTGACCTTCTAAATCTGCCGCCACACTAGAGACAACCGGGATATAACCGCCGTTAACCAACGATTCTAAAAGATTGATTTTCACACTGGTTACTTCGCCAACAAAGCCAATGCCTTCTTGACCTTCGGGACGTGCATTAAACAAATTACCATCCTTGCCGCACAGTCCCACGGCCTGTCCGCCGGCACGGTTAATCAGAGAAACCAGTTCTTTATTCACCCGACCAACTAAAA of the Microcoleus sp. FACHB-68 genome contains:
- the argB gene encoding acetylglutamate kinase produces the protein MLSEHEYFQQAEATRVRVLSEALPYIQQFAGRTVVVKYGGAAMKDSTLKDKVIRDIVFLSCVGIRPVVVHGGGPEINSWLDKLGIEPQFKNGLRVTDAATMDVVEMVLVGRVNKELVSLINRAGGQAVGLCGKDGNLFNARPEGQEGIGFVGEVTSVKINLLESLVNGGYIPVVSSVAADLEGQAYNINADTVAGELAAALGAEKLILLTDTAGILRDYKDPSTLIPKLSIQDARDLIETGIVAGGMIPKVKCCVRSLAQGVKAAHIIDGRLPHALLLEIFTDTGIGSMLVGSEFIA